In the genome of Melospiza melodia melodia isolate bMelMel2 chromosome 20, bMelMel2.pri, whole genome shotgun sequence, the window AAGCCAGCTTAAGGATTCACAAAAATAAGAGCAGGTGCCAGTGCAGCACAGGTCCAGTTCTTGGATCCTGCAccctcagccagcacagcctTGGCTCTGGAACTTTGCTGCCACATGGGAAATCAAAGAAGAAACTGTACATTTAACCAACTCTGCTTAAAGAGTAACTGGACACACATGGTCCTTCCTCACCTCTTTTTTAGGGAGCTCCAccaatcccagttgtggccatgcttGGTCACAAGGATCCTCCTCTTGCTGCTCCCTTCCCCAGGTCACTGCTCACAGACATCCCACAGGGACCCTTACAATTCCTGCTCTGAGAGCACCTGGGCCCCAGCTCATGGCACAAAGCTCAGCCTGAccctgggcccagggctggcagcaatACTGGGACGCTGGTTTGGGTGACTTGGCTTTGGGTGAAAGTCCATGAACAGAGATTTGAAACAaaagctgtccctgctcctgcctcccctcCCCAGTTAAGGTTAGTAATGCTGTACATTCCACGTTAGCAGCACGGAGCTGGTGCCCCTGGGCAGGATTCACAGTAACATCAGGCTGTCGGCACATGGAGTACAATCATCACAGCTTCATAGTTACAACAGGCGTGAGCGGATTAAGGACCACGCTAACGTGGTTTACTAGAGTAACCCTTCTTAAAAAAATAGTTTATTCCTAAACTAAAAACCACTCAGTAACTGGTTTTTGGAGCCCACCAGGCAGAGCCCAGTGCGgcccctgagccctgcagagtGATGGAGTGCTTTGTACACTGACAGAGAACAGCCAAGACAGCACACGTGTCATGACAGACATTCAGAGGGAGCAATCAGCACAAAGCAAGATTGCTTAAGGGCTTCAGTGCGGGAACAGTTCATGGCAGTGCTGCCTAAGCTGCGTCCGACCCTGGGCAGCCGGGCCCTCGGGACAGATACATTCTATCGGTAGGGAAAAGCTGAATAATCAACTGATATATTCATTGCTTCTAAAGCACTAGACAACACCACAGGCTAACAGGCTCAAGCAGAGGTGTTTGCTGACCACTTGCCGAGTGCTGAATGCGTAAGGACAGGTGAGATTCTTCAGAAGAGAGCAAGAACTGCTGTAAACAGTTTGACTCCAACAATCTGTGGGGCTGTAAGGTCAGTGGGGCAGCACCtgggcctgcccagccctgcgctgcaggagctgcttgaaAAACCTTTCACCAACTTCTACATGAGGATGTTGAAAAGGCCGAGTTTAACCAACACGACAaagctgcagtgcccagggcgCAGCACTCCGGCCCACAGGAGCCCTGCCCACAGGAGCCCGGCCCACAGGAGCCCGGCCCGGGGCACGGTGCCAGGGCCACGTTAGGATTTGAAGACGTGCACGGCCCGCACGACGTACTGCCGGCAGATGGGGCACTCGCTCATCCTCTTGCCGCACTTGGTGCAGGTGACCATGTGGCCGCACTCCAGCAGCACGCAGTCGATCACGGCGTCCATGCAGATCCGGCACAGGCTGTCGTCGTCCTCGTTCAGCTGCATCCTCTCCCCCTCTGCAAACCAACAGAGAGGGAGGTCACGGCTCTgggccctgcacagccagggcagctccagcccagccatgctcTGTCCCCTCACATGAACTTTTTTAACCCCCAGtatgaattaatttcttttcctccACAAAGAAGCAAAGAAATCAGAACTAGAAAGCCCCTCAAGTGAACATCCAATATTTGGCTTCATTCTTTAAACTCAAGAAACTGTTCTCAATTCAGAATGTAATGACTGCACAATAATGTGCTGGATTAAAATTCAGAGCATGTTGGTTTTCTGTGTCAGAGCTCACTGCTTGGCAGAACACTTTCCTCAGAAGATTAAACACAACAATAATAAAGCACACTAAGAAGCAGAAGCGTTAAGTAGGCCATAAAGGTGGCAGAAGTGAATAAAACCTGTCAAGTTTCATTGCATGTAGTCAGCATCCCCATCAACAACTGACCGTTCCATCAGATCATGGCAAAAAAAATAAACCTTAAGTTTACAGTTTTTTCCCAAGTTTTGTGTAAGCAAGAATGGCTCTGAGGACAAATTACACAAGTGAAAGACTCCACTGCTGTGTGGAACAGAGGGCAGAACACCAGCCACAGAACCACCTTATGAAAATGTGGACTGAGAGCAAAGCCCTTGGACTTTTGTCACTGTAGATTTTAATTCTGCAGTACCAGCTCTAAAGTGCCCTGacctgcacagctacagagcagCTGGGTAATGCCCTGTGAAACCCAGCAAAGCACAGGGAGGTGCCAAGTTCCAGTTCTCTGAGGAACCAGTTCTCAGTTGGGCAATTTTACCCTCACTGTGAAAGCTGAGCTCTCCAAACTTTGGAGGAAAGTCTCAAAAACCAGCACAACCCTGGAAAGCTTTGTTTAATCACTACAGCCATGCTCAGCTACTCTAGGGGCACCCTGCATTGTTAAAACACATTTTCCAGGTGTTCCAGCAGAGCAGACAGAGGTCAGAACCAAGTTCTTCCACTGGCAGAACCAAACCAGAAACCAGGAACTCAGCAGTCCTAAGAAAGCAGAAATAAAGATAAACCTACGTGTCTTGTGGTTCTCCTCATTCTCTCTGTACAGTCTGCTCACTTTTTCCACAAGTTCCCATTTTTCACAGCATCCTGAGTAGTTGACAAAGTTGCAGGCGAGGATTTCCTTCAGCTGCCGCACGCTCATCCCTTCGATGTCCTCCAGGCTGGAGATGTCGGACAGGGAGGCCCTGGCTCTCTTCCTGCCCAGCCCCGGGGTCTGAAACACAGCAGGTGTGAGGCCTTAACTGCCCTGGCTACTTCAGAGCacctgaagctgcagcagcttGGCTAAAGTTTCATTCTTTCTCAAGCCAGTGTGTGCAGACATTCATTGCTAGACACAGCAAACTCTGGAGCAACCAGAGCACGAGGCGGAATGTTGGCAGAGATAAAAACACTTTATGGTGTCACATGCCAAAAATCCACTCTTTGGATATCTCACCTGCTCTTCTGCACTTTCTTCTTCTTCATTATTTACAGATGTTTCAGTTTGTCCCTGTGTACAAAATGAAACTCATCAGGATAAAAACCCATGTTATTCCCTTACAAAACACTTTCCTTCCTTCCAAGGTGATCTCAGGTGACAATGAAATGACATTTTGAAGTTCCAGCTGCTACTAATCATTCCAAGTTTAAGTCACTTCTGACATGAACCAGGAACCTTTGCTAATTATCTCCAGCTTTCAGATGCAGGGTACAAAAGGCATTTTTCCTGTCCCTCCAAACTGTATCAATTGATGGTTTATTTTAAATTGCTACATAACTATTAAAGacaatatataaaataaagcGAAGCACGTTAAGCACTGTACCCGTGAAGGTGCTGCACTCCCTGTGCTGCCCCTTCTGCTGGGGAGCTCTCCCGGGCTGGccatggagctggagaaggggtggctgAAGAAGGCCGAGCTCTGGGCGCGTGCCGAGCGCAGGCTGCCAGCGTCCAtgtcctgctctgtccccaggcCGTGGTGGCACAGCACCAGCTCCACCAGGTCCTCCTTCTCCCTGCAGGTGTCCGTGGGGATGTTCCTGAGGATCAGGTACTGCCGCAGGTCCTTCACTTTCAGTCTCATCAGCTGAGGCCGCTGGAAGGCCGTTTCTTGCAGCAGGTGACAGGTGGAACATCTCCTGAGATTCTCTTGTAGGACTGAACAAACTGAGCAAAAATCCTTTTTGCAGTCACAGCACAcgtgctgaggggaaaggaggGAACCATTCAGCTCTGGCTCACAGGAAACAAACCCAGGCCCTGCTCTCTGCTTCTCCAGGCTACAGAATTTCCTATCAGCTCTTCCACTGGCAGTTGTGACAGACAGAATTTTTAATATTTACATACAGACAACTGCCCTGTCAGTTTTGCAAGTGCTCCAAGGGAGTCCCTCGCTCTTCTGGCAGTACTGAAGCTGATTTGAGGTTTCAGTGAAAAATATTATGAATGAACTAATAGAGTACTCGAGTTGTAGTTTAGAcaacaaacaaaactaaaaccaatTTTATGGTCTGTTAAAATACCTCTGAATATGCTGTCACTGCTCCTTTCATGTGTGTAAAACAACAGGAAACCCCCAAACTTTAGAGAACCTCCTGCTTCCTCAAGTGATTGCAAAAAGTCAAAGTCACCTCACATGTGATGAATCACATGGGAGGGAAACACTCCCAAAGCCCAGATGTCACTTTTGAAGAGAGCTCTGTTCAAAGCACTCACAATACACAAAAGATGGAATAGACAAGGCTGTCagcttccagctgctgtgagcaaacCCAAACTCCTCAAGGTTTTCAGGATTATAAATTAATATTGGCTTCAGAAACCTCCCCACACAACACTTCATTCAACGAAGCCTTGCCATGTGAACAGGACACATAAACAGAAAACAACACAAACTGAGGGCAGAGGCTTCATCTGAAAGAGCTGCAGAGGATTAGATCACTGAGGGGGCAAAATAGCAATCCTGGACAGCTGTGATACACAGAAATAATAAAATCATCTCAGTTTTATTTATCTGCATTAACCCACCAACCTGCCTCCCAAAGAAGGAAGAGGCTGCTGGAGCACAACAGCCTTGAGCAGAACTAAAGCTGGTCAGGAAACAACCAGAACTGCATGAGAAGTTCCAGAAGAAAACTCTAATACTGTATTGTGAGTTTTTAACTTTTCATCACCCAGTTTGTTCACTCCAGTACTCAACCACTGTTTGGAGCCACCTTCAAAACCTGATTTGCTTTTTGTTCAAGATTCTGAAGGTAACACATTTATCTTACAAATCAAGAGCCCATTAATTTCCAGGCCAGCCCAGATCCAACGTGTTGCTGACTAATGAACATCAGACTCACTAACTCCTAATCCTGGTTGACAATCGTTTTTTGTGACCTCAGAATAAGGCATCTGTCCCTCCCTGAGGCCTGTATCTGCCCCAGGTTTCTGAAAAAAACACTCATCTCCCAGTATGCCACAGATGAGTTCAGAAGTGTAAAAATCCAGTGCAATAGGAAACGTAC includes:
- the RNF34 gene encoding E3 ubiquitin-protein ligase RNF34 isoform X3 is translated as MKAGATSMWASCCGLLNEVMGTGAVRGQQAGFGGGAGPFRFTPSTGFSAYPAPAAASTNIVCKACGLSFSVFRKKHVCCDCKKDFCSVCSVLQENLRRCSTCHLLQETAFQRPQLMRLKVKDLRQYLILRNIPTDTCREKEDLVELVLCHHGLGTEQDMDAGSLRSARAQSSAFFSHPFSSSMASPGELPSRRGSTGSAAPSRTPGLGRKRARASLSDISSLEDIEGMSVRQLKEILACNFVNYSGCCEKWELVEKVSRLYRENEENHKTQGERMQLNEDDDSLCRICMDAVIDCVLLECGHMVTCTKCGKRMSECPICRQYVVRAVHVFKS
- the RNF34 gene encoding E3 ubiquitin-protein ligase RNF34 isoform X1, whose translation is MKAGATSMWASCCGLLNEVMGTGAVRGQQAGFGGGAGPFRFTPSTGFSAYPAPAAASTNIVCKACGLSFSVFRKKHVCCDCKKDFCSVCSVLQENLRRCSTCHLLQETAFQRPQLMRLKVKDLRQYLILRNIPTDTCREKEDLVELVLCHHGLGTEQDMDAGSLRSARAQSSAFFSHPFSSSMASPGELPSRRGSTGSAAPSRGQTETSVNNEEEESAEEQTPGLGRKRARASLSDISSLEDIEGMSVRQLKEILACNFVNYSGCCEKWELVEKVSRLYRENEENHKTQGERMQLNEDDDSLCRICMDAVIDCVLLECGHMVTCTKCGKRMSECPICRQYVVRAVHVFKS
- the RNF34 gene encoding E3 ubiquitin-protein ligase RNF34 isoform X2 — encoded protein: MWASCCGLLNEVMGTGAVRGQQAGFGGGAGPFRFTPSTGFSAYPAPAAASTNIVCKACGLSFSVFRKKHVCCDCKKDFCSVCSVLQENLRRCSTCHLLQETAFQRPQLMRLKVKDLRQYLILRNIPTDTCREKEDLVELVLCHHGLGTEQDMDAGSLRSARAQSSAFFSHPFSSSMASPGELPSRRGSTGSAAPSRGQTETSVNNEEEESAEEQTPGLGRKRARASLSDISSLEDIEGMSVRQLKEILACNFVNYSGCCEKWELVEKVSRLYRENEENHKTQGERMQLNEDDDSLCRICMDAVIDCVLLECGHMVTCTKCGKRMSECPICRQYVVRAVHVFKS